A genomic stretch from Salvelinus namaycush isolate Seneca chromosome 25, SaNama_1.0, whole genome shotgun sequence includes:
- the LOC120020212 gene encoding DDB1- and CUL4-associated factor 8-like isoform X1, translated as MALSCPSAADIRLSFCPQEERNRMAEADGKSSVLNDGSEEPDPGEDQRGEGDASAATEGHSGSQAAPREAGDEAKDKLMPDAKVARVPGEEEEEDTDSMDGSGLYSLTEEGERESEGGRRERVNERDAGKRAARKRNRPSGGTTHHSSSSDEDDDDEEEEEDQEEEEDEQAMDAWLGAELRDLSGPSWRAVPSLKSREIGRGSHQFVRRVCGARGLVQRLELQGRLERHTGCVNTLHFNPSGTRLASGSDDLRVVVWDWARRRAELEFDSGHKSNVFQAKFLPHSGDSTLAMCARDGQIRVAELSATQRCKNTKRVAQHKGAAHKLALEPDSPCSFLSAGEDAIVFAIDLRLDRPANKLVVVKEGDKKVGLYTIFVNPVNTHHFAVGGRDQYVRIYDQRKINENENNGVLKKFCPSHLVSSESKTNITCLVYSHDGTELLTSYNDEDIYLFDSSHSDGADYRRRYKGHRNNATVKGVNFYGPSSEFVISGSDCGHIYLWDKVSARIVQFMEGDRGGVVNCLEPHPHLPGLATSGLDHDVKLWSPTAENLTGLKGLKDVMRKNKRERDEDSVRHGDQYDTQLLWFLMRHMRNRRPQRTRREGAEGDTDESWSSPDSSDEEDGGPDHVQCMSS; from the exons ATGGGTCTGAGGAGCCAGATCCAGGAGAAGACCAGCGAGGGGAGGGAGATGCTTCTGCAGCCACAGAGGGCCACTCTGGCTCTCAAGCAG CTCCCagagaggcaggagacgaggctAAGGACAAGCTAATGCCAGATGCTAAGGTTGCAAGGGtgcctggagaggaggaggaggaggacacagATAGCATGGACGGCAGTGGCCTCTACTCCCTGACCGaggaaggggagcgagagagcgagggaggtagaagagagagagtgaatgagagggATGCAGGAAAGCGGGCCGCCAGAAAGAGGAACCGCCCAAGTGGTGGCACCACCCACCACTCCTCCAGCTCTGACGAGGATGACgatgatgaggaagaggaggaagatcaagaggaggaagaggatgagcaGGCCATGGACGCGTGGTTGGGGGCGGAGCTGCGTGACCTCAGCGGGCCGTCATGGCGGGCGGTGCCCTCCCTGAAGTCGAGGGAGATTGGCCGGGGCTCGCACCAGTTTGTGAGGCGTGTGTGTGGTGCACGAGGCTTGGTCCAGAGGCTGGAGCTCCAGGGGCGCCTGGAGAGACACACTGGCTGTGTGAACACCCTGCACTTCAACCCCTCAGGCACACGCCTGGCCTCCGGCAGTGATGACCTGCGGGTGGTAGTGTGGGACTGGGCACGTCGCCGTGCTGAGCTCGAGTTTGACAGCGGGCATAAGAGTAACGTCTTTCAG GCAAAGTTCCTGCCACACAGTGGAGACTCCACCCTGGCCATGTGTGCCCGGGATGGTCAGATCAGAGTGGCTGAGCTCTCTGCCACTCAGCGCTGCAAGAACACCAAGAGAGTGGCTCAGCATAAAGGGGCAGCACACAAG ctGGCCCTGGAGCCAGACTCTCCCTGCTCCTTCCTGTCGGCTGGGGAGGACGCCATAGTGTTTGCCATCGACCTGCGCCTCGACCGGCCTGCCAA TAAACTGGTGGTGGTGAAGGAGGGGGATAAGAAAGTGGGGTTGTACACCATATTTGTGAACCCTGTCAACACACACCACTTTGCTGTGGGTGGGAGAGATCAGTATGTTAG GATCTATGACCAGAGGAAGATTAATGAGAATGAAAATAATGGCGTACTGAAGAAGTTCTGTCCATCTCACCTGGTATCCAGCGAGTCCAAAACTAACATTACCTGCTTAGTGTACAGTCATGATGGCACAG AGCTCCTCACTAGTTACAACGATGAGGATATCTACTTGTTTGACTCCAGCCACAGTGACGGTGCAGACTACCGCAGGAGATACAAGGGCCATCGCAATAACGCTACAG TGAAAGGGGTGAACTTCTACGGCCCTAGCAGTGAGTTTGTGATCAGTGGCAGTGACTGTGGACACATCTACCTGTGGGACAAGGTCTCCGCTCGCATTGTCCAGTTCATGGAGGGAGACCGAGGAGGAGTg gtcaacTGCCTGGAGCCCCACCCTCACCTCCCAGGTCTGGCCACCAGTGGTCTGGATCATGACGTTAAACTGTGGTCCCCCACTGCCGAGAATCTCACAGGGCTCAAGGGCCTCAAAGAC GTGATGAGGAAGAACAAGCGTGAGCGTGATGAGGACAGTGTTCGCCATGGAGACCAGTACGACACACAGCTCCTGTGGTTCCTCATGAGGCACATGAGAAACAGACGGCCCCAGAGG ACACGTCGCGAGGGTGCAGAGGGAGACACTGATGAATCGTGGAGCTCTCCAGATTCCTCTGATGAAGAGGACGGAGGGCCAGACCACGTCCAGTGCATGTCCTCTTGA
- the LOC120020212 gene encoding DDB1- and CUL4-associated factor 8-like isoform X4, protein MAEADDGSEEPDPGEDQRGEGDASAATEGHSGSQAAPREAGDEAKDKLMPDAKVARVPGEEEEEDTDSMDGSGLYSLTEEGERESEGGRRERVNERDAGKRAARKRNRPSGGTTHHSSSSDEDDDDEEEEEDQEEEEDEQAMDAWLGAELRDLSGPSWRAVPSLKSREIGRGSHQFVRRVCGARGLVQRLELQGRLERHTGCVNTLHFNPSGTRLASGSDDLRVVVWDWARRRAELEFDSGHKSNVFQAKFLPHSGDSTLAMCARDGQIRVAELSATQRCKNTKRVAQHKGAAHKLALEPDSPCSFLSAGEDAIVFAIDLRLDRPANKLVVVKEGDKKVGLYTIFVNPVNTHHFAVGGRDQYVRIYDQRKINENENNGVLKKFCPSHLVSSESKTNITCLVYSHDGTELLTSYNDEDIYLFDSSHSDGADYRRRYKGHRNNATVKGVNFYGPSSEFVISGSDCGHIYLWDKVSARIVQFMEGDRGGVVNCLEPHPHLPGLATSGLDHDVKLWSPTAENLTGLKGLKDVMRKNKRERDEDSVRHGDQYDTQLLWFLMRHMRNRRPQRTRREGAEGDTDESWSSPDSSDEEDGGPDHVQCMSS, encoded by the exons ATGGGTCTGAGGAGCCAGATCCAGGAGAAGACCAGCGAGGGGAGGGAGATGCTTCTGCAGCCACAGAGGGCCACTCTGGCTCTCAAGCAG CTCCCagagaggcaggagacgaggctAAGGACAAGCTAATGCCAGATGCTAAGGTTGCAAGGGtgcctggagaggaggaggaggaggacacagATAGCATGGACGGCAGTGGCCTCTACTCCCTGACCGaggaaggggagcgagagagcgagggaggtagaagagagagagtgaatgagagggATGCAGGAAAGCGGGCCGCCAGAAAGAGGAACCGCCCAAGTGGTGGCACCACCCACCACTCCTCCAGCTCTGACGAGGATGACgatgatgaggaagaggaggaagatcaagaggaggaagaggatgagcaGGCCATGGACGCGTGGTTGGGGGCGGAGCTGCGTGACCTCAGCGGGCCGTCATGGCGGGCGGTGCCCTCCCTGAAGTCGAGGGAGATTGGCCGGGGCTCGCACCAGTTTGTGAGGCGTGTGTGTGGTGCACGAGGCTTGGTCCAGAGGCTGGAGCTCCAGGGGCGCCTGGAGAGACACACTGGCTGTGTGAACACCCTGCACTTCAACCCCTCAGGCACACGCCTGGCCTCCGGCAGTGATGACCTGCGGGTGGTAGTGTGGGACTGGGCACGTCGCCGTGCTGAGCTCGAGTTTGACAGCGGGCATAAGAGTAACGTCTTTCAG GCAAAGTTCCTGCCACACAGTGGAGACTCCACCCTGGCCATGTGTGCCCGGGATGGTCAGATCAGAGTGGCTGAGCTCTCTGCCACTCAGCGCTGCAAGAACACCAAGAGAGTGGCTCAGCATAAAGGGGCAGCACACAAG ctGGCCCTGGAGCCAGACTCTCCCTGCTCCTTCCTGTCGGCTGGGGAGGACGCCATAGTGTTTGCCATCGACCTGCGCCTCGACCGGCCTGCCAA TAAACTGGTGGTGGTGAAGGAGGGGGATAAGAAAGTGGGGTTGTACACCATATTTGTGAACCCTGTCAACACACACCACTTTGCTGTGGGTGGGAGAGATCAGTATGTTAG GATCTATGACCAGAGGAAGATTAATGAGAATGAAAATAATGGCGTACTGAAGAAGTTCTGTCCATCTCACCTGGTATCCAGCGAGTCCAAAACTAACATTACCTGCTTAGTGTACAGTCATGATGGCACAG AGCTCCTCACTAGTTACAACGATGAGGATATCTACTTGTTTGACTCCAGCCACAGTGACGGTGCAGACTACCGCAGGAGATACAAGGGCCATCGCAATAACGCTACAG TGAAAGGGGTGAACTTCTACGGCCCTAGCAGTGAGTTTGTGATCAGTGGCAGTGACTGTGGACACATCTACCTGTGGGACAAGGTCTCCGCTCGCATTGTCCAGTTCATGGAGGGAGACCGAGGAGGAGTg gtcaacTGCCTGGAGCCCCACCCTCACCTCCCAGGTCTGGCCACCAGTGGTCTGGATCATGACGTTAAACTGTGGTCCCCCACTGCCGAGAATCTCACAGGGCTCAAGGGCCTCAAAGAC GTGATGAGGAAGAACAAGCGTGAGCGTGATGAGGACAGTGTTCGCCATGGAGACCAGTACGACACACAGCTCCTGTGGTTCCTCATGAGGCACATGAGAAACAGACGGCCCCAGAGG ACACGTCGCGAGGGTGCAGAGGGAGACACTGATGAATCGTGGAGCTCTCCAGATTCCTCTGATGAAGAGGACGGAGGGCCAGACCACGTCCAGTGCATGTCCTCTTGA
- the LOC120020212 gene encoding DDB1- and CUL4-associated factor 8-like isoform X2, producing the protein MALSCPSAADIRLSFCPQEERNRMAEADDGSEEPDPGEDQRGEGDASAATEGHSGSQAAPREAGDEAKDKLMPDAKVARVPGEEEEEDTDSMDGSGLYSLTEEGERESEGGRRERVNERDAGKRAARKRNRPSGGTTHHSSSSDEDDDDEEEEEDQEEEEDEQAMDAWLGAELRDLSGPSWRAVPSLKSREIGRGSHQFVRRVCGARGLVQRLELQGRLERHTGCVNTLHFNPSGTRLASGSDDLRVVVWDWARRRAELEFDSGHKSNVFQAKFLPHSGDSTLAMCARDGQIRVAELSATQRCKNTKRVAQHKGAAHKLALEPDSPCSFLSAGEDAIVFAIDLRLDRPANKLVVVKEGDKKVGLYTIFVNPVNTHHFAVGGRDQYVRIYDQRKINENENNGVLKKFCPSHLVSSESKTNITCLVYSHDGTELLTSYNDEDIYLFDSSHSDGADYRRRYKGHRNNATVKGVNFYGPSSEFVISGSDCGHIYLWDKVSARIVQFMEGDRGGVVNCLEPHPHLPGLATSGLDHDVKLWSPTAENLTGLKGLKDVMRKNKRERDEDSVRHGDQYDTQLLWFLMRHMRNRRPQRTRREGAEGDTDESWSSPDSSDEEDGGPDHVQCMSS; encoded by the exons ATGGGTCTGAGGAGCCAGATCCAGGAGAAGACCAGCGAGGGGAGGGAGATGCTTCTGCAGCCACAGAGGGCCACTCTGGCTCTCAAGCAG CTCCCagagaggcaggagacgaggctAAGGACAAGCTAATGCCAGATGCTAAGGTTGCAAGGGtgcctggagaggaggaggaggaggacacagATAGCATGGACGGCAGTGGCCTCTACTCCCTGACCGaggaaggggagcgagagagcgagggaggtagaagagagagagtgaatgagagggATGCAGGAAAGCGGGCCGCCAGAAAGAGGAACCGCCCAAGTGGTGGCACCACCCACCACTCCTCCAGCTCTGACGAGGATGACgatgatgaggaagaggaggaagatcaagaggaggaagaggatgagcaGGCCATGGACGCGTGGTTGGGGGCGGAGCTGCGTGACCTCAGCGGGCCGTCATGGCGGGCGGTGCCCTCCCTGAAGTCGAGGGAGATTGGCCGGGGCTCGCACCAGTTTGTGAGGCGTGTGTGTGGTGCACGAGGCTTGGTCCAGAGGCTGGAGCTCCAGGGGCGCCTGGAGAGACACACTGGCTGTGTGAACACCCTGCACTTCAACCCCTCAGGCACACGCCTGGCCTCCGGCAGTGATGACCTGCGGGTGGTAGTGTGGGACTGGGCACGTCGCCGTGCTGAGCTCGAGTTTGACAGCGGGCATAAGAGTAACGTCTTTCAG GCAAAGTTCCTGCCACACAGTGGAGACTCCACCCTGGCCATGTGTGCCCGGGATGGTCAGATCAGAGTGGCTGAGCTCTCTGCCACTCAGCGCTGCAAGAACACCAAGAGAGTGGCTCAGCATAAAGGGGCAGCACACAAG ctGGCCCTGGAGCCAGACTCTCCCTGCTCCTTCCTGTCGGCTGGGGAGGACGCCATAGTGTTTGCCATCGACCTGCGCCTCGACCGGCCTGCCAA TAAACTGGTGGTGGTGAAGGAGGGGGATAAGAAAGTGGGGTTGTACACCATATTTGTGAACCCTGTCAACACACACCACTTTGCTGTGGGTGGGAGAGATCAGTATGTTAG GATCTATGACCAGAGGAAGATTAATGAGAATGAAAATAATGGCGTACTGAAGAAGTTCTGTCCATCTCACCTGGTATCCAGCGAGTCCAAAACTAACATTACCTGCTTAGTGTACAGTCATGATGGCACAG AGCTCCTCACTAGTTACAACGATGAGGATATCTACTTGTTTGACTCCAGCCACAGTGACGGTGCAGACTACCGCAGGAGATACAAGGGCCATCGCAATAACGCTACAG TGAAAGGGGTGAACTTCTACGGCCCTAGCAGTGAGTTTGTGATCAGTGGCAGTGACTGTGGACACATCTACCTGTGGGACAAGGTCTCCGCTCGCATTGTCCAGTTCATGGAGGGAGACCGAGGAGGAGTg gtcaacTGCCTGGAGCCCCACCCTCACCTCCCAGGTCTGGCCACCAGTGGTCTGGATCATGACGTTAAACTGTGGTCCCCCACTGCCGAGAATCTCACAGGGCTCAAGGGCCTCAAAGAC GTGATGAGGAAGAACAAGCGTGAGCGTGATGAGGACAGTGTTCGCCATGGAGACCAGTACGACACACAGCTCCTGTGGTTCCTCATGAGGCACATGAGAAACAGACGGCCCCAGAGG ACACGTCGCGAGGGTGCAGAGGGAGACACTGATGAATCGTGGAGCTCTCCAGATTCCTCTGATGAAGAGGACGGAGGGCCAGACCACGTCCAGTGCATGTCCTCTTGA
- the LOC120020212 gene encoding DDB1- and CUL4-associated factor 8-like isoform X3 yields the protein MAEADGKSSVLNDGSEEPDPGEDQRGEGDASAATEGHSGSQAAPREAGDEAKDKLMPDAKVARVPGEEEEEDTDSMDGSGLYSLTEEGERESEGGRRERVNERDAGKRAARKRNRPSGGTTHHSSSSDEDDDDEEEEEDQEEEEDEQAMDAWLGAELRDLSGPSWRAVPSLKSREIGRGSHQFVRRVCGARGLVQRLELQGRLERHTGCVNTLHFNPSGTRLASGSDDLRVVVWDWARRRAELEFDSGHKSNVFQAKFLPHSGDSTLAMCARDGQIRVAELSATQRCKNTKRVAQHKGAAHKLALEPDSPCSFLSAGEDAIVFAIDLRLDRPANKLVVVKEGDKKVGLYTIFVNPVNTHHFAVGGRDQYVRIYDQRKINENENNGVLKKFCPSHLVSSESKTNITCLVYSHDGTELLTSYNDEDIYLFDSSHSDGADYRRRYKGHRNNATVKGVNFYGPSSEFVISGSDCGHIYLWDKVSARIVQFMEGDRGGVVNCLEPHPHLPGLATSGLDHDVKLWSPTAENLTGLKGLKDVMRKNKRERDEDSVRHGDQYDTQLLWFLMRHMRNRRPQRTRREGAEGDTDESWSSPDSSDEEDGGPDHVQCMSS from the exons ATGGGTCTGAGGAGCCAGATCCAGGAGAAGACCAGCGAGGGGAGGGAGATGCTTCTGCAGCCACAGAGGGCCACTCTGGCTCTCAAGCAG CTCCCagagaggcaggagacgaggctAAGGACAAGCTAATGCCAGATGCTAAGGTTGCAAGGGtgcctggagaggaggaggaggaggacacagATAGCATGGACGGCAGTGGCCTCTACTCCCTGACCGaggaaggggagcgagagagcgagggaggtagaagagagagagtgaatgagagggATGCAGGAAAGCGGGCCGCCAGAAAGAGGAACCGCCCAAGTGGTGGCACCACCCACCACTCCTCCAGCTCTGACGAGGATGACgatgatgaggaagaggaggaagatcaagaggaggaagaggatgagcaGGCCATGGACGCGTGGTTGGGGGCGGAGCTGCGTGACCTCAGCGGGCCGTCATGGCGGGCGGTGCCCTCCCTGAAGTCGAGGGAGATTGGCCGGGGCTCGCACCAGTTTGTGAGGCGTGTGTGTGGTGCACGAGGCTTGGTCCAGAGGCTGGAGCTCCAGGGGCGCCTGGAGAGACACACTGGCTGTGTGAACACCCTGCACTTCAACCCCTCAGGCACACGCCTGGCCTCCGGCAGTGATGACCTGCGGGTGGTAGTGTGGGACTGGGCACGTCGCCGTGCTGAGCTCGAGTTTGACAGCGGGCATAAGAGTAACGTCTTTCAG GCAAAGTTCCTGCCACACAGTGGAGACTCCACCCTGGCCATGTGTGCCCGGGATGGTCAGATCAGAGTGGCTGAGCTCTCTGCCACTCAGCGCTGCAAGAACACCAAGAGAGTGGCTCAGCATAAAGGGGCAGCACACAAG ctGGCCCTGGAGCCAGACTCTCCCTGCTCCTTCCTGTCGGCTGGGGAGGACGCCATAGTGTTTGCCATCGACCTGCGCCTCGACCGGCCTGCCAA TAAACTGGTGGTGGTGAAGGAGGGGGATAAGAAAGTGGGGTTGTACACCATATTTGTGAACCCTGTCAACACACACCACTTTGCTGTGGGTGGGAGAGATCAGTATGTTAG GATCTATGACCAGAGGAAGATTAATGAGAATGAAAATAATGGCGTACTGAAGAAGTTCTGTCCATCTCACCTGGTATCCAGCGAGTCCAAAACTAACATTACCTGCTTAGTGTACAGTCATGATGGCACAG AGCTCCTCACTAGTTACAACGATGAGGATATCTACTTGTTTGACTCCAGCCACAGTGACGGTGCAGACTACCGCAGGAGATACAAGGGCCATCGCAATAACGCTACAG TGAAAGGGGTGAACTTCTACGGCCCTAGCAGTGAGTTTGTGATCAGTGGCAGTGACTGTGGACACATCTACCTGTGGGACAAGGTCTCCGCTCGCATTGTCCAGTTCATGGAGGGAGACCGAGGAGGAGTg gtcaacTGCCTGGAGCCCCACCCTCACCTCCCAGGTCTGGCCACCAGTGGTCTGGATCATGACGTTAAACTGTGGTCCCCCACTGCCGAGAATCTCACAGGGCTCAAGGGCCTCAAAGAC GTGATGAGGAAGAACAAGCGTGAGCGTGATGAGGACAGTGTTCGCCATGGAGACCAGTACGACACACAGCTCCTGTGGTTCCTCATGAGGCACATGAGAAACAGACGGCCCCAGAGG ACACGTCGCGAGGGTGCAGAGGGAGACACTGATGAATCGTGGAGCTCTCCAGATTCCTCTGATGAAGAGGACGGAGGGCCAGACCACGTCCAGTGCATGTCCTCTTGA